The Prunus dulcis chromosome 5, ALMONDv2, whole genome shotgun sequence genomic sequence GAGTGTGTTCGATGGCAGGAAGGATGAACCAGGTTGACCATTCACTAAGACAAAGAAAGAGACGGTTCTAATACACAACATAACCAATCTGATCCATCCTATCTGGAAACCAAGCTTTTGTAACAGAGCTTCAAGAAAATCTCACTCCACCCTATCATAAGCCTTGTTCATGTCAATTTTAATTCCCACTTCATACTTGCATACTTGTGACCTGCTCTCTTGAGCTTAAGATAATGAAAGGCTTCATGAGCTACAATCACATTATCATGAATCTAACGGTCAGCCAAGAAGGCATTTTGGGAATCAGAAACAAGGTGAGGCATGAGAGACTTTAACCGGTTGGCAAGTAGCTTGGACAAAATCTTGTACCAAGTGTTGCATAGACTGATTGGATAGAATATTAGCATTAACTGTTCcctttggggttgggcttgttttaagaggTAAATGGAATCCACATTAGCATTTCCACCCAAAGGAACAGTTAATACTAATATTCTATCCAACATCTTACTGGTTAGTCCTAAAATTTTGGCTGACCACTCAGAAATAAAGGAATATGATGCACCAGTATCAACCAAAAGCTTAACTTGAGTGTTGGATAAAATAATCGTACTGTCAAGAgcaattccttcttctttgtcCCTGCCTTCCTGCCACGACGAACACTCGTCCTCCATTCCTTCCTGGTTGTGGATTTTCAGGTCTCCTACTTGGTCCTGTCTGGTTTCCTCTTGGTGGTGCTTATTGAGCAGGCCGAGCAGCCTGGTTTCTGGTGTCGTTTCTCAGCGACTGTTGTCGTGGTGCATTTGTTCCACCAGCTTGATTCCGATGTGGACAGTTAGGTCTAATGTGGCCTTCTTCGCCACACGCATTGCAGGTAGTGGTACGGTTCTTCTTTGGAGTTGGTCCCTTGCTACTAGAAccttcatctttcttttcccCAAAGCTCATTTTCTTGGAATTGTTTCTTCTTCGATCCTCAACTCTCCCCGAGTGTAGGTTTCTTCTCTGGCTTAAGAGATAGTCTTACCTaacaagggcttataaggagttgggttactccccccattgccaattggttttggggtggaacctcaactttcTTCATTATTCACCATCTCTTGGTATGTTTGATCTCCTTGAGCTGTCACATGTCGGCAAATATCGTCCCCGAGGCCTTGTCGAAACCTCGTCGACTTCATTTCTTCGTCCGCCATTAAGGTAGGTGCAAAGCGTACTAGGTCAGTGAACTTTGCTATCCGTCATCTTGCCTTGTTCAAGGGTGAACAATTCCtagatcttttttttttttcatgagaACAATTCCTAGATCTTAGTTTGTTTAAAAGCGGTAGGAAAATACTGGTTGAGAAAGTATCTTTCAAACTCGTCCCAACTGATGTTACTTTATCGTAGACATGAAATAAAGTTTCTGGCTAATACAAAATCTGAGTTTGGAATCTGACTTTCATAGAACACACACAAAACTTCTCATGGCACTATGCACAAGCATTCATACGTGACCACGAAATTCGCATATCTTGTAGCGTATAAGAACAGAAAATCGTATCGTTCCCTAATGTCTTCGATTCCTTGTATAAATCTTCTTACTTGTAATAGAAGTATATTGCATTTGCATTATCAAAGGTCTTATCTGTCCTATGCTTGGACTCATATACACAAGTGCTGAAGTGACTCATATACTATTACTGATATTTAAAAATCCCAGAGAGTGCTCAGTTTCTTCAAAGTAGTTGACTCGACGAAGAAGATTTTTGATCCCATCAACCCATTTCTGCTTATGAACCTTGTTCTTGCACTTGAACTCTAGTAGACCCTGTCCAGTTTTGAGCCCGAAATAGACCTCTTCTGAaatttccctttctttcttataCGGCCAAGCAGAAGTCTCATCACAGACTCCATAAACAACACCTAACACATGTACATTCAGAGATGAGAAATGCTTGCTAAAAAATATATCGGTCAACAAAATTTCTAAGAACAGTGCTGACTAGTTTCCAAAATCAGAGAGGAATGAAGAAAGAATAGTAGTGTAAATAGAACACACAATTTGTTAAAAAAGTCAATCAgcttacttttatttttcttggagaaTGCTCCTCCAACATGTTTACGCTTGAGTTTAACTATAACCTGAAAAGACAAAGATAAAAGTCAGAAACTCAATTTTTCTATCCTACGCTTTCTCCTGATCATTCCTTCGACTAAATTTATTTACCTGAGATTTATTGTTGATATAGACAGAGACACGTTTCCATTGTAAAACACCTGTATACACcaatttcatcaaaaccaTATGAATTAGTTAAGTCCATTTGACACTTCCAGGTTTAACTGAATTCATGACTCAAGAGAAGCAACATCAAGTTTACAAGCACAGAGGAATTAATTAACGTAAACTTTTACGAACTGCAAGAATTAAAGCTTCTGGTACTTAATGTTTTGGATTTCTGTACAAAACTTTCCAATGTCAACGGAACTTATGAAATTACAAAGTTCGTGTCCTTACTAGAAGCCATGTGGTAGGCAACGCAATCTGTTTATATCATACGGGGTCTCTCACATAGTTAATATAGATGAATGAATCCTGTACTTGTTATATTAAGTTACCTTTTCCTGTAAGTTGCAGTAGTTCTCCAACACAGGGAGGATCCTGCTCCTCTACTTGACTATAAAAAGCACTAGCTGAAGGAATTTCAACCATTCCCCGATCATAGGGACTAATAGCAGCATTCTTTCTTGCTTCTTTCGGTAACCTTGATTTCAAAGCCGATTCCCCTCGCAAAGCTAAAGAAATACTTTGTATTACTTAATGATCAATGGCTTAAAACAACAGGAAGACGAGCGTGTCAATGTGCTTTTGATATATGTATGCACTGTCACTCATTGGCAAAAAGTGAACAAGCAAAACAATCAATTCATTACTTGGTAAATTTCTGTGCATATTATGATGATTCTTCACAAATTCTCTGAATCTTTTCATTTGAAAGCTGAaatttttgctttattttgtttacttttaaATACGAGCAAGTACCTGTAGCAGCTGCTGCTGTAAGAGTCATAAGGTCACCAGGACTTTGAATGTCCACTGCTGATCTAACAGCAGATGCCACACGGTCATGATTAGCTCCGGCTAATTCAGCCATTTCAATGCAATGTGATGCCAGCAACTCTGTagccaaagccaaagccaTGGTCGTTTTTGAGCCAGAACCACTGGAGTTTTCTGCTGCAGTTACAGCTGCCAAGGCTGCAGCAACTCCTGCAATGGAGACAGCAGAATGCACTCGTGCTCTTTCTACCCTTTccttatctttcttcttcactgTGCTACTAGTGAACTCCTTATGGTGGAACCATTTGCCCATTGACTTCGTTCTCCGATTATTAACAGACTTTACAATCTTTCCTGTCTGCAAGAAAGAATCAGAACAATTAGAAACCAGAACTGAACCTGAAACCCAGACTTACAACCATTGATGGAATGTTATGGTGGAGGACAAAGGTATCAAGAAATACTTATTTTCAAGTAGCATAAGCACAAAATTCATTATCTAAAAGCTATCCCTCTCCTTAGTTTCATTTCATGAATACTTAGGCAATTCAATAGCAAGCCTTGAAGAAAGGGGAACAAAATTCAATATATTGTACGACCAAATTAGGAAAATACTGCACATGCATATATTCATTGGAGTTAAGGGAGACTAGCTTACCAGTTGTGGCACAACAGTTGCTTCTGGGAATTTGTCAGGACTTTTTTCAAGAGAAAATTGCTTCTGCTTTTGAGCAAGGGCCTTTGAGATTTCTGAAGCAGAAAGACTCCATGACCTTGACAAAAACTCCATAGGCTCCTGTGGTGTTTGTGGCTGAGGGATTGCAGGCAAGGTTGGCACTATTTTCATCTCCTCAGCTTCCTCTACATGTTGTAGCCCATGCAAAGAACCAGCACTCTTCCAAGCTGAAAAATAACCACTTTCCATTTCTTAATTTCAAGTTGTGTCTTTCTACAGACAGTTTTTTCAAATGTTCTAACTAATTAATCAGAAaagcttttcttctttcttctttgtgaTCATTGGTGGTGGTCAGTTATATATGCCTTTAGGTCCTCTCAAAATTTCCACAATTGATGGCTTTAGCCTGTTCCTGTGGATATCAATGAAGGTAAAAGTTAGCATATACTACAGTAGAAATACTTAAGATATCAttaaaaacagaacaaaaaagtttctaccaaattggttttggttgttctgccaaaacaaaagaaagtcAGTGAACTGCAATGGAGACTGGTGTAACAAAAGCAACACTAAAATCTACTTCAGATTACCAAAAAATGAGGGTTAgttttggattgaatttggaAGCATACACCCTCTTCCTTCTTGAAGCAAAACTACTTTTCAAGTTCTGCTTTACAAAGCAAAATACTTCCAAATGCCAAAAACACATACTTAAATATTATAAAGTACCGGCAGAGTTTGGAAACTTCcacatacccaaaaaatatatatatattataaagcACCGCTCTCTCTCATATGTAGTAGAAAAAGACTGTTGGGAAACAATTaacaacaaaaacccaattggGAATTTTGTAAAATGGGCTTGGATTTTGGAAATGGAGGCttcataaaaaatgaaaaacccaAGTGAGAATTAGAAAGAGATTGATTGCTAACCTTCCAAATTTTCCAATCTTGAGAGCTCTATGCAAAGAACAAATCAACCCATTTCTTCTTGGCCAACaaaactcttatatatacacattaaGGAGAGCCAGCCAGCCACACACAGAAACAGTGAGAGACAGAATATGTTACACGAACACATACAGGAACCTAGTGCTTTGAGCTCCCATGAATTCGGGTCGGgcttacattaaaaaaaaaaggattacgaaccaaaaacaaagaaatgaaaattatgaaattaggATTCACGAAACTCGAAAACTTGGAAACACAAACAGGGGACAAAACACAATCCTGGATAAGGGGGGGAATGGTTTCTTAACGCACGTACAGAAAAGCACCAGAGCCTATAAATATGATTAACAGCCCATAAGGGATGGATTAGACTATGAATGTTAATGTGTTAAGGTTAGAGGAAAGGACGaaagttgtgtttttttttcttttctgtggTGGATCAGCCGTGGCCAATAGCCATGCATGAAGGTTGACTGGACGGTGGGGACGGTTTGGGAGGCAGGGCGTTTCTTTTTTATCTCTCATATTcccttccttcttccttcttcctaGGTCCTGGTCCTAGAATTTTCCCTACGCTGCCTTTTGCGGGCCACGCGTTGAGTGTTTGTTTGACTGGCTCAgatcaatttcttttctttttttttgctttttttttataatgactttaaaaaataaaaaggagtaAGGATTTGTTTGGTACACCGTATTAGACTCtggataaaaataaatgaaaccgCGTTCGAGAACGAAAAATGAAGGATTTGAACATGAAATCTCTTCTAACATTTAGAATAACTTTATCATCGTTTTGGCAAATAGAACAAGTTTAACAATGGCGGAAATAATAGTTGGTGAACCTTCGCCCAAGTTTAACAATAGAGCAGATGTCAAAATAGTCTTGTGCTAGACATTTTGGCAAGTATGTTTAAATGAAATCTCTTGATATTGGCTCATTAAATCTGCCAACAAGGAATGTGCGTGCGTGCCACGCAGGGTTAAGTTTGTTGCTTTAATAAAAGTTTAGAGTCTCATTTAACTTGAACTTTAGGTATCCAAACTGAAAAATCTATTGAACCCCTTCACGCAAGGCATAACATTTCATGACTTTTGAAATAATCGTCCAATCTTAAAGATAAAGTAGATTACTGTAACTTTCGAGAATAACATGAGATATGTCCATACTTTAAAGGGGAACCACGATAATTAAGCGtcaaattaatgaaagaatcaACGTATCATTGTTTAAAGCACCATAAAAGTTCGTAATGTTGAACTTAATACTTCCTAATGGCGACATTGCGAATTTTGTTATGCAGGATGCCAAGGGTAAGGTGATCACTTGCATTACTTCTTGTTTGTGAGGAGAGAATAACGCGATGATTTGGTCATCATGGTCAAGGTAGGCTGCTGTGCACATACCAAATGTCTCAGCTGAGGACATAGATCACTTATTAGCTCTATCTTTGCCATCCAAGACACCTAATATATTGAAGTATGGGTTGGATTTGGATATCCAACAAAAACATGTGCCACAATTGACAACTATGTTACACATTTATTAGAGAATGTCCCACTTGACAGCTATGTTTTTGGTAGCAAAAGCAACGCTTTTTTATTAGTTACATTGTCTTAGCCTCAGCTTCTGAATGGATATGTGATCACTTCTTAGTTCTTACCTACCAAAGATTCCAAAATctatcaaattttgaaattttgtgggATGGCACATATCAATTATCATGAAGGTATCCTATATATGTTCCCTCTTAtattcttctcctttcttttatgTATGATAGTGATGACATAGTTGATTGGGGTTTTCTAAAATATGTGGTGCCTTTGGGTTTCTTAAGGCTCTTTTATGTTGGGCGAGCATCTCTCATGTACCTCCCCATTGTAATGGGGTTGCTTACTGTTTGGCTCGCTTTGCTTCGTCTACTAAAAGTTACATTTGTTGGAATGAGAGTTCtcttgttatttttttgtcgAAAAGTTCTCTTGTTCTTATTCAAGCCATTCTAATTGAGAATTGAAACAACTGTTAATTTTCTTCAATAAGATATTGTTTCTCAAGAAAAGCTTTACTTAATTAGGTCTATCTTTCCTCACCGTTTGTTATGCAAGAAATGCGCAATCTCATAAACCAAGAGAGTATTGTCCGAAATGTGCCAATCTAAAATGAAGGCACTCTAGAAAAGGGAAATAATATCAAGTAGCCATCATTTCAACCAATTCGCTAAAAATTTCGCCCCAAATTTGTTATAACATGTTACACAAACTGATTGGACCTTTACCTTAGGCATTAACACCATACGGTTGAAGTTTACTAGTTTTAAAAGTCTTTCTGGTGAGAGAAAAGTTGAAATGAAACTCATAAAAGTGAccccaaattttaattttaaattttaaaaaatttctatatGCACAATCGGACTAATACATTGAGTTTTCACAATGATATCGAAAATTGATTAtagaatatataaatttttatcaaTAAATTTGTAgacatattttaattaatatacctCACCGTTGCTCATATACGCATGAATAGATGTATTTAGAGAAATATTAGCATCACTTATTCAGTTGGTTATATCTAAGATAATAACAAATTATTGATATATTATAAAACTCACATGCATAAGCGGTTCACATTGATCCCGCACGTGCAACATAATTCACTATGTTTAACAATCTTGTTCGAGGCAgttctcaaaaaataaagacaaataaCATTCTTGTTCGaatattgatttgattaaccaatgacattttgatataaaaagtaaaaccaaaatgcaaattCATATGGAAACAGAAACACTGAGAAAGCAAAAGGAATAAATATGGGCTGTCCTGTCACCTTCCACTACAACCTCCTT encodes the following:
- the LOC117627058 gene encoding VAN3-binding protein-like translates to MESGYFSAWKSAGSLHGLQHVEEAEEMKIVPTLPAIPQPQTPQEPMEFLSRSWSLSASEISKALAQKQKQFSLEKSPDKFPEATVVPQLTGKIVKSVNNRRTKSMGKWFHHKEFTSSTVKKKDKERVERARVHSAVSIAGVAAALAAVTAAENSSGSGSKTTMALALATELLASHCIEMAELAGANHDRVASAVRSAVDIQSPGDLMTLTAAAATALRGESALKSRLPKEARKNAAISPYDRGMVEIPSASAFYSQVEEQDPPCVGELLQLTGKGVLQWKRVSVYINNKSQVIVKLKRKHVGGAFSKKNKSVVYGVCDETSAWPYKKEREISEEVYFGLKTGQGLLEFKCKNKVHKQKWVDGIKNLLRRVNYFEETEHSLGFLNISNSI